ACATCTATTTGGCCACATTGGACTCTTACGAAACATATTTGGTCCGAGACGTTGTGAAACGCTCTTATCGATTAAATTATCTATTATGACGTATTCAGTAGAATGTGTTAGCGTTTGGCTATCTTCCGTTTTTACGGCTATACGCAGGAAGTAAAACGCCGTTCAATCGGACACATGCGTAGTTTTGTAGTGAATATCGGACGGCTGAAATACATGCGGGGAATATCGGAcacaaagttattttaataaaatatgttctggttTTATTCGACATTGTGTTGAATGTATTAACCCTGAGAAGTCAGTGAAACAGACGTTTGCTCGTCTGTTTCACTTTTCGGATTATGTTATCTATACAAATAACTATGTACTTGATTTGGATCCAAGCTTTTAACACTCAAACtacatgaaaatttaaaaaaagaaacatgtattttgagCAGGCGACACTTTTCGATGTAGACTACGGGAAACAGTTGGGAATTGGAACTGATTCGACTGCTATTTTCAAAGGATGTGCTCGAAGAGATATGCCGCTAGATTTAAAGCCTGAACACGGTAATGTCGTTTTTTGTGCTCGATTCAGATCCGATTCCGGTTTCCATAGCTCCCAAACTGTAATGGTTTAACCCTCATCCTGCCTTCAAAGAAATAGTCCGCTGAATTATCATGTGTTTGGTCATTAAAACTTGTTTGGTCCGTCTGAAAACTGGTAAAACAGTTGACTGAGTGTAAAACAGCTTGGATCCAGATCAGACGCCGAGTTAGTTCGTCCAAGCtggttaactttaaaattactATGGTCGCGATCGGTATGATAGGGGTCAACACTGTTTGTAGCGGTAAGGGACAATTTACGAGAGGTAATTCATTTaaactcataaaaaaaaaattcccaCTATGGCGTCAATTTCTATCTGCTCGAGATGCTAATAcatgcgtatctatgaagtaaatgGGTAATTTCGataaagttttgtttgtaaCCCTAAGCATGCCGATAGCGACCGTAGTGATGTCGTCAACCAGATTGGATCCGGATCCAAACCGTTTAGCAATCCAGTAACATTTTCACCAAATCCgataatatgaaacaagattAACTTAAGAGATCAAATACACGAGAATTCAGCGGACTACTTGTTTAAAGCAGACACTTTCACTCGGTGTCACTgaacaaacattaaagtttgcccaataactgtatgaattactttttcaattttacCAAGGTCTTTCAATTTATGCGGGGAAAAAAACTTGATCTATAGGGAGGTGACGATCAGCTTAACGGCGTTACTACGTTACAAAGTGTATCTCGCAGTTCAAGCTTTGTAAAAACAGTGTAAACTATGGAACGCCGGGGCGcaatgcttcttgcgaaatgcgAAATACTTCATGCTTTTTTTTCATAatgcttaatgtttttttgcaaaacgcTTAATGCTTtatgcgaaatgctttttgCGAATTGCTTAATGCGAAATTCTTTTTGCGAAATGCGAAATGCGAAAAGCTtcgattcaatattttttaccgttGTTAGCATAAATTGAGCAGAATCgttttgtatgaaatgaaaaaaggaacacattaatttgaaaaatacttttatctgcATGTAATAGAGGTGACAAATAATACGTTTGTTGTGTCTATTCAttagaataacatatataaacacaccaatacaatataatattcagaaacGGTAAAGTAAAGAGGTGTCCTAGAGAAAATATGTCAGAAAGTCAATTAGATTGCGAATAGCAAGATGTGCAACTCTGTATATTGCTGTAAACGCGTTAGGTTAGAAAGAGTATCGTTTCTTCCaccgtataataatatttctgtagcagtatcagtagccTATGTATTGCATCCCCTTCACTGCCGGAAGCAGTTCGGAACGTGCACAATATTTCGTCCGattcaatttgattgtgttatgccatatgcgaaatgctttttgggaaatgatttttgtgcaaaatgcgagatgctaaatgcttttaaaatgcttcatgCGAAATGCGAGATGCGAAGGAAATCCGTTATTCAGGAggtgttactatatttagatttcACATAGCACGAGCTTCCGTAATTCCGTACCCGGCCATTCGATTGgtcgaaaatgaaactattgtctatatatagcatttgcatAACGCATTTCTCAAGAAGCATTGAGCCCCGGCGTTCCATAGTAAACACATGCAATAGTTTAAGAGCTTGAGGCCGTCGCGAAGGCCTCCGACCCCCTgaattaccatgaaaacacatgGGGGCCTTAGCGGCCAACAGAAGTCAATTTCaaaagttacgccccccccAACTGAGAaacctggatccgccactgaaTTGTTGGATGAAAAAGGCAGACCTACTATAATGGCATCCATCTATCTGTTACAAACAACATcggtttcaaaaatatttaaagtaggAGAAaagtaacaagagctgtcgtaagacagcacGCTCGCTTTTGCCGTTTTgacttagaaatgaatacaatactGATGTATTAGcctgtcaaaaacaataaaaaatctaatttaaaagtaaacagtGACCATAACTCTCAGGGGCCGTAAacacaatcccataaaaggttttaataatctctttatatacatataccaAATTTGCTGGAAATATGTCGACCTTTACTTAAGTAATTCAataccatttttctattaatagaaCTTTGACCTTAAGcataggggcctcaaacgcaatcccatggaAGGTCTCCGTAGACTCTTCTTATATTCCAAGTATGATCACTTTATGTCAAACCAGGCTAAAATGATTTGATACATAAGTTGACTTTGACGCTCCCCTGCTATCAGCCAGCCCAAACAATAAATTGTTGTCCTTTTGTGAAAACGTAGTTAAGGATTTTATCACCAACTTTGTATTGAAGACTGGAACCTTTTCTTGAGCTAAAATAATTCGAGCACAATAATTATCTTATTGAGCAACAgctataattttttttatagtttttaataCTCAATGTCATACCAACAGaatgtttacatataaaaatataattcacaaatttacgaactacttttactgatgtgccgaggttgtttttgataaaaatggccgaatgGTTCCGAATGCGTTTATTGTAAGAAATTTCGGGTAAACATGCAGGagtggtattcataaaacttattCAGTCATTTTCTTACTTAAGTCGTTTCCCTAATAAGTACCTCtttagtcatatgaaataaaaaataaagatttttttcaccGATTTAACAATTTTTTGGTTCAAACATTCATTGGGATTTTGAAATGACTTTAGTGAAGAATCAAATAAGTTTTTTGGCTTTGAGAACCTTGCAGAAAAAAAGATGCAAAACGcccttatattttatattgtcatCACTGTTCTTATGAACTTAATATATGATGAAAAGCAATACGTTAGCTTGAAAGACACAACAACAACTTACTTGCAATTACTTGAGCGCCTTCAGCtttgtaaatttcttttatttttccaattcttgcgatttcttttatttgtaattcAGTGAGACTGATAAGACGGCCGTCAAACAAATCTCGTTCAATCTCCTTCTTAAAATTGTGTCTTAGTCCTTCTAAACGTGAAGCTAAATCATTTGGATGTGACAGAAATTTAGTTTCTCCAAATCGCAGCTCATTTTTTGGTCGCGGCTCAGTCTGTGATAGTATAGCTGGAGTGCCTCTAAAACGCGGTTTAACATGTGGCTGCGTATCGGATATATCTCGAAAATGTCTCACTTCATCTATTTGAGCATCTATCACATTGTGTGCCTGCGGGTTTTCAAAGCTAGTATCCATAGGTTCACCTTCCCCTTCCCCTGAACGCACTTGCATAGCAATTGTACCAACTCCTGGCTGACCACTTGAGCCACTGAAGCTTTCTTCTCTTTCATAGATTCTATTGacatgtaaatttatttaaaactgtatattttCTAACATGTATAACGTTTTCCAACATAGCAGGAgattcatattattttgttgccttattgtttgattttttagttTGGGGGATTGAAGGAAAATACTTGGATACTAGccaaaatttataattataatacttaCGCATGTGTCTCAATTCCCATTGGTTGTTGTTCAGTGTCTAACATCTCTGTAAACAGGTGATTCAACAATGTACTAACAGGGAAATAACATATAATGTGATAACAAGACAAGAGACACTAGAATTTCCCAGTCGATCAAGGGAATAATTtgacacaatttttttctttaaatttgctCCTACGCAAGACTTAAGTGTGTATTGTCAtagtaaatatatttgaacaatttcaatGCTTATATTAAAAACTTACCGCCAATATCGGCcaaatttaaaaagattttgAACGAAAGTGACGGCGACTACAAAAATTACTTAAAGGTTAATATTCTTCTGGCCCtaacaaacattttgatacaTAAAAGTCACTGTTATCATACGTGGACCAGTTGAACAGCTAAAAAAGCAAGATATGAATGCCCATTTGCTACACTTTTAGTTCAATGCCATGACTTTTTTCTTTTGAGTACACAACATCTAAAATCTTAACGAAaggtaagaaaataatttgttgttgtttttttgtgtcgAAAACTTATGTCTCCACTCATATTATCCTTTTGTATGCacaatcattttatttacagaaCACCGTGCGGCTTTCGTCATAAAATACAGGCTGTAATTAAAACTGCATATCCCGTAAACAATTATTAATCAATCAAATGACTACATCAGAATAaatccttatttttttttattaatatctgAGATTCACCACAAACAGAACTCCAGGTGCACTACTTCACATGCTGAAAAATATTCTTGTAATCTTTAATggttgtacatgtacctcaaaTAGTGACATACTCCAGGAGatgcacacaaaacaacattcacACCTATACAATTATTGTAAGCATTCATGTATGTAGCTGAATTATTTTTTGAGATAAGCCCTACACACGACTACATGCACTATAGGCTATATTTTTAACTTACTGTTTTTAGTCAAAGGGAAGAAATAATGAGTTTGGTGCTGTTCTTAAATTTATGGTTAGCCCAaacaatttcatataaaaaagaGCGCATATAATTTACCTATGCCGATTCCAACTTTTTCTCTAAGTTCTTCCCAGTCAACAGTTACAGCATTGCATCCCCTCATTTCAAGAAGGAGGACCCTAAACGTGGCCTTATGTGCATGCTTCTGTCTCCAAAGTTGTAACATATTGTAAATCTGCTCTTCAGAAGAATGTACGTGGTCCACTCTAATTCGTTCAACGACAGGTTTTGTAATGCCCAACAAAGCGGCCAACAGTCCCCAACTACTGCCAATGGCCTGAGAAATGTTGACTAAATCACGGTCACTAGGCACTTTGTCAAGTTTTTCAAGGGTGGAAGCTTGTCTTAAAcctgaataaaataacaaagaaataagTCATTGGTAGGATGTGATCTGCATaacacatttttacttaaaGGTCGAGAATGGTTTTAGTGAAGTACCGGCTGCAGAATTAAGCCTATTTGgtaagaggggggggggggggtgggggggggggtttaaACATTGTAACCTGTTCAGATGTATTTGAAAGAATCTCACAGTAGTGTTGTATTTATGACTTAAGAACTGCAACACTGTTATTAGTTCTCAATAAATGGAAACCTGTCAATCAAGCACACTTTTACATAAATGAAGacttatatattgattttttttacaagtttAAGATAAGTTTGCTCAgcaattatattataaactgTGATTCAACTCTGATATtgcaagtttcaagtttacaAGAAGAGTTGCCATTTATCTGCTTCTTTCTGATTTGCACTCCTTCCGCAGCCTTTACCAAAATGGCTAAGATAGAGATTTAAAACAGTAGAAAGTGTAGCACGgaacaaagttgtcaaagcttttctgttgttgtttttttccgtCGACATAGGGGAATACTGAATAGCTAAAGGAATACTTTACCCAGAgtttcaaacacaaaacacataattttatGCTTCTTTATCTTTAAGAAGTGATCTAGTTTTTGAACACAGATAACCAAGAAGTAAACGCGTTTGTAAtgtaaatacttaaaacaaacattcgGAACAAGATGCCAGAACTATAGCATGATCTTAATTTACAATCTTGAATACTAGAAGGCCCAGGTCCAGCCATGTCGGAGAAATTATTTCAACCAACCTGTATATACTTCGGGTTAAACATGTTGCCTTTTGAGTTGTAATACCCATATATGCACAAGTCCTACTATTCACAACGACTATCTTAAATGCCCTCtacttttcatcaaatttaatcatattaaatttcatgcatttattaTGTAGACCGTTtccatgtttattttcatatttttgtgtataaacATTGTCAGTcttcattaattttaacattaaacaagcaaattcgttcaGTTGATATCACCCGCCAGATTAGGCAAAGGAGATTGCATGGAAATCCAACCGAAACATGCAGTGAGACTGCCGAGTGTTATAATCTTATGAACATTGGATATGAAAAATGaggttgttttaaataaaagaatatcTATTGTATATAGTGTAGCATTTATATTTGACCTTGTAACGTAGCTATTGACCACACGTTATCCAGTTTCAAACAAATACCTAGTTCATCAAagcaaacattctgataaaggtTCATGCACATGTGATCTAGTTTCTGTGCGGTTGAGCCTTGATATAAGGGAAAAATCTaaacaatattgataataatctTACAGTTCCCCACCAATATAATGGTTCCGATGATATGGTTCCAGACCAAAAATtcttagatttgacctagtgacctatttttcgaccccatgtgacccacttttaaaaaaGCAGTGAGATTTCATCAAAAGGAACATTATGtccaaattgaaatattatccGACCAATCAGGTAACATTCTGATTAAGATTGATACAAAGTGGTGCAAGTATAATGTTACTAGTGTgcttacacatttttttctatgatttggCCTTGTGACCTTTCTTTTGACCCCGTGTGACCCACTGTTACCAGCGATTGAGAATTGATCATAGGGAAAATTCTGATTAATTTGGATATAATAATCTAACACATCCGTACCAATATTTAGTTCAGATGATGTGGTtcgaaacaaaaacaatctaaaatttgacctataTTTCGACCCCATGTCATCCACTTTATAATGCATTGAGTTTCAACAAGAGAAACATTATGtctaagtttaaacattatctgAATAATTGGAAAATTCTGATTAAGATTAATGAATAGTGGTGCAAATATACTACCACTAgtttgtttaaactatttttctaagatttgaccctATCACTTTACTATCGGCCCAGTGTGACCACATTTAGAAGCGGTTGAGATTTgttcaaaggaaaaaaaatgatcaattttGATAACAATCTTATAAATCCCCACCAATAATTGATTCCGATCATATGGTTCAAATGACAAACAAGATTTTACCTTATGCAATGGTTCTGaccagacaaaaaaatcaaaaattatagtttgtgattttgtttttgacacAACATTACCTAGTTTTATTTGgctccaagagttcatcaagcaaaacatttttattgagtTTCATAAATATGGGACCTTATATAATGACTCTAGAGGGttccaaatatttttctaagatttgatcTAGTGaccaaagtttttttttacctcaTGTGTCCCCCTTACACATGtctgaacattctgaccaagtttgaacattaaCAGACGAATccttaccatgatatggtttgGCGGACGGACGGCAAGACAGTCGGATGGACGGGAAACACCAAAACAATATCCTCTTCTGAAAGTTATTTAACCTAAGTTGCTTTGTGAATACAGACAGTCCAAGACGTAAACATTGAATACTATAATTGTTAATCTAACTTCAATCAGAAAACAAACTTACTTGTGGGGCAGAGTCCTAAAGACATTaaatatagagaatactaggttattTCCGTGGacggaggaagtttatctggcaaggcagAGGAATTCATGGGAAGAGCCTAAGGCGAACCGATAAATTCCGCAGCCGAGCccgataaactttctccattcacggcactaacctattattatatttatcctgttactttatTAATTCAAACACTATTTAATACCTAttttaatgacattattttcaGTAGAGGttaatcccagaacgaggcttcCCGTCCTACGGAGAGACCCTCCATTTGCGCAAAACGCCATTTCACCAGGAAtccattgtttacaaatatgaaggcaaCGGAATTGAGGTTATTCGATTTTGTTCtttgtttgttcataatgtgttgcttttttctttttgaaaatgggAAATTCCAGAGACTCATTTGGGGaaaatcagggtccgccgcgcgtactAGCTACGACAAAGTATGATTAAATGCCCCGACTATTACCTTTGcgaataataattatagtttaCTGCAACTtcttaaacataaatgttagtaatcgaatattcaaaaattcgatcgaaagaatgaccgaatattcaaatatcaattttgccattcgtttgcatccctaattttaAACCtaattaaggttttaaaagtgcataaacatgaatcagtcaccaaacattatctgatgatgtaacaattattctgCAAGTCACATAGTACAtttcacaggtcatggttcaagaTCATAAGTGCTTACAAACAATCGCGGCCagggttcgacactaacggtAGTCCAATAGTCCAATAGTCCGAGACTTCCAGATTTTTGGTCAGACTACAAGACATCAATAGTCCGTCGGACTACTCGAAAAAAGTAAATATCGCATAAATTAATTGAGCATAAAATCTTTACTACGTTTAAACTTGCGTAAAACGTGATGTCAAGAAGCCAACCTGTCACCGGTAAACACTCATTGTAAAGCTTGCCAAAAATGGCCGAACGAGGACTGTTAACCAAATTTCGCGCGCATTTCGTATAGCCTTTCGATCAATGTTCAAGCCAGTCAgtagaatgtctttatttagaaagggaaaaacattttaaaaacactaTATGGTGTGTTTGAATCGTCAGACATGTGCACCTCTGCCAATGTCAGCgaggtagatttgggtccaAGTGGCAGAATTCTAAatcccttgcattttcagtcaaaaacaatgatagaTATGA
The Mya arenaria isolate MELC-2E11 chromosome 12, ASM2691426v1 DNA segment above includes these coding regions:
- the LOC128211485 gene encoding uncharacterized protein LOC128211485, whose translation is MVLDADTCRRVLNRAYKQLVEAIDSKEVLQVIERRGLLDHEQIKDIQGNQAFLIQNWVLLDKISEKGVEGYTLFKQCLVESKQEKLKDLLDEMEDELEKEKKGEERQKMLKQQELQQPRRNASGLRQASTLEKLDKVPSDRDLVNISQAIGSSWGLLAALLGITKPVVERIRVDHVHSSEEQIYNMLQLWRQKHAHKATFRVLLLEMRGCNAVTVDWEELREKVGIGIEMLDTEQQPMGIETHAIYEREESFSGSSGQPGVGTIAMQVRSGEGEGEPMDTSFENPQAHNVIDAQIDEVRHFRDISDTQPHVKPRFRGTPAILSQTEPRPKNELRFGETKFLSHPNDLASRLEGLRHNFKKEIERDLFDGRLISLTELQIKEIARIGKIKEIYKAEGAQVIATQEKVPVFNTKLVIKSLTTFSQKDNNLLFGLADSRGASKSTYVSNHFSLV